The Streptococcus sanguinis genome contains the following window.
TCATCATGGGCATCTACAATCTGCCGTAGAGTTCGAAAGACCCTTCTCATCGGCTCGCCTTGATTTTCCCGACGATGCATCGTCACCAAAATCATCTTGCGAGCTGGATCAATACAATCAAGCACTTCGTGCTGATAATCAGCTTGGACTGTCAGCTTGAGAGCGTCGATAGCTGTATTTCCTGTCACAAAAACTGTTTCTGCTGGATGGTTTTCCTTGAGCAAGTTAGCCTTGCTCTGATCTGTTGGTGCAAAATACAAGTCCGTTAATGAGTCGGTCATCTGACGATTCATCTCTTCTGGGAAAGGAGAGTATTTATTCCAAGTCCGCAAACCAGCTTCCACGTGGCCGATACGAACTTGATTATAAAATGCTGCAAGACTAGCCGCAAAAGTCGTTGTCGTATCACCGTGCACCAGCATGATATCTGGCTTGTTTTCCTTTAAGATATCATCCAGCTTATGCAGGATCTTGACAGTAATATCTGTCAGGGTTTGATTCTTCCCCATAATGTCCAAATCATAATCAGGCTCAATCTTAAAAGTTTCAAGCACCTGATCCAGCATCTGACGATGCTGAGCAGTCACAA
Protein-coding sequences here:
- a CDS encoding UDP-N-acetylglucosamine 2-epimerase (non-hydrolyzing); its protein translation is MKKIKVMVVFGTRPEAIKMAPLVIELKEQADLFETTTVVTAQHRQMLDQVLETFKIEPDYDLDIMGKNQTLTDITVKILHKLDDILKENKPDIMLVHGDTTTTFAASLAAFYNQVRIGHVEAGLRTWNKYSPFPEEMNRQMTDSLTDLYFAPTDQSKANLLKENHPAETVFVTGNTAIDALKLTVQADYQHEVLDCIDPARKMILVTMHRRENQGEPMRRVFRTLRQIVDAHDDVEIVYPVHLSPAVQEAAREILSDNEKIHLIEPLDVLDFHNIAAKSYFIMSDSGGVQEEAPSLGKPVLVLRDTTERPEGVEAGTLKLVGTETQAVAEAMEALLTDESLYQEMAQASNPYGDGQASERIAQAIAHYFKQTARPEEFKTGVKNV